The Alcaligenes aquatilis genome contains the following window.
AGCCCCCCTGGAACAGGGCATTACGGTTATAGAGCAGGTGATGCGCCGTGATCGTCGCAGCAACCGGGCCATCGGCCTGGCTCACGTAGGCGGCACCTTCTGCCGTAGTCAAGTGCTCAAACACGACTTTCAGCTCAGGGAAAGCCTTGCGCATGGGAATCATCACACGCTCGATGAATACCGCTTCGCGGTCAAACAAGTCGATGCTGGGGTCCGTAACCTCGCCGTGCATCAGCAAAGGCATGCCCGATTCCTGCATCTGCGCCAGCACCCGGGAACAGTTCTTTAGCAAATCCGTCACACCGGCGTCAGAGTTGGTGGTGGCTCCGGCAGGATAGAGCTTGACGCCATGCACAACCCCGCTTTCCTTGGCGCGAACGATTTCCTCGGGCTGAGTATTATCGGTCAGGTACAAGGTCATCAAAGGCTCAAACTTACCGACGTACTCGGTTTTGGCCAATGCGCTCAGAATGCGCTCGCGGTAGGCCAGAGCCTGTGCAGTTGCCGTAACGGGCGGGGTCAGATTGGGCATGACGATAGCCCGATCAAATTGTGCCGCAGTATGGCCCAAGACCGACTCCAACACAGCACCGTCGCGCAGGTGCAAATGCCAATCATCAGGACGACGAATGACCAGGGTATCCACAGTAGGGCTCATATCTTTACTCAATATCAAACAAAGGCTCCGTGCTTTGAACCGTCAATAAAGCAACAGGTGCCACAATTGCCTGTCAGCAGGCCGAATCCATCATTATGCTACAGCTGCCTGCGCTGCGCATGTCGGCACAGAAGTCCCGAGCCCGAATCAATACTGCGTTGCAGCAGCCTGTAAACACTGGAAAATCTGCTTACAGACCAGCAAAGCTCCTACTCACAAAGGGCTTGGACGTATAAGGAGTATCACGGTATGCTGACAGACAAGTCGTGCCCTAGCGCATAACCCGCCCCTTCAACTCGTTTCTCAGGAGTTCCGTTCATGGCCAGCACTGAAAAAAAACCTGCTACCCGCAAACCCAATGCAGCCTTCATGAAACCACTCACTCCTAGCCCAACACTGGCTGCGGTGATTGGCTCTGGCGCGCTACCGCGCACTGAAGTTACGAAGAAAATCTGGGAATACATCAAGAAACACGATCTTCAGGATCCCAAGAACCGTCGCAACATCAATGCTGACGCCAAACTACGCCCCTTGTT
Protein-coding sequences here:
- the pyrC gene encoding dihydroorotase, which translates into the protein MSPTVDTLVIRRPDDWHLHLRDGAVLESVLGHTAAQFDRAIVMPNLTPPVTATAQALAYRERILSALAKTEYVGKFEPLMTLYLTDNTQPEEIVRAKESGVVHGVKLYPAGATTNSDAGVTDLLKNCSRVLAQMQESGMPLLMHGEVTDPSIDLFDREAVFIERVMIPMRKAFPELKVVFEHLTTAEGAAYVSQADGPVAATITAHHLLYNRNALFQGGLQPHWYCLPVLKREKHRQALVDAATSDSNRFFLGTDSAPHSRSRKEQSCGCAGCYTALHAMELYASAFDKAGRLDRLEAFASLNGPAFYGLPVNEGTMTLQRRQFTIPESVEMAGEPLIPLAAGQALDWSVVS
- a CDS encoding SWIB/MDM2 domain-containing protein, producing the protein MASTEKKPATRKPNAAFMKPLTPSPTLAAVIGSGALPRTEVTKKIWEYIKKHDLQDPKNRRNINADAKLRPLFGKDQVSMFELTKLVSAHLK